GCAGCGCTTGCCCTTTGGTAAAACGTTTCGATGTAGGGAGCTGATTGGTAAAGCGTTGCAACGATTGACAACTTCATCGTACATACCTCATGTATTTTGGAGAATCATTGCCGCAATTGAATAGCAGGTCAAGGATCGTGACGCCATGCGAAAACTCACCCCAAAGTTGAGGGTGCTCCGAGTAGCCTGAATAATCAAACCAAGTGAGTTCTATCCCCATTTCGGTAAAAATCTTCTCCTCTATATAGTCTTTGGCCGCTGGACCGGAGATGTATTCTGTACCACCAGCCTGTGCACAGAGATGGGCCAGACGCTCGGTTTTTCCATCGAGCAATGCATAGTCCCATGAGTTCTTGATCGTGGTCTTGATTTTCAGGTACTGGCAGATGGCTTCGATAAGACGACGGTTCAATTGTGATATATGAGTGAAGAGTCCTTCAACATAGATCGGCTCTAGCCAACTGGCAATTTCAGCGAAGCAGGGCGCGCGGCGGTAGTTCTGCACCATTGCCTTCCAATGTGCAGCAGCCCAATCGGTACCGTCGATCTCGGTGTCGCGGATCTTTTGTTGGAATTTTCCTTTTACAAGCACTGGAACGGTGAGCCATTGAACACCTTGGGGTGTTTTGATCAGATTGCGGTTCCGCCAATCGCGCTTTGTGTATTGCATGTCGTCGTAGAGAATGAACTCGTCAACGGCAGCAATCATGTCGAAATAGCCCTTCCAGGGAATGTAATTGGATTGCACGATGGCAACTTTTTTCAAGAATTATCCTTCATTTTTGGAAATCCGAAAACC
This Hydrogenophaga taeniospiralis DNA region includes the following protein-coding sequences:
- a CDS encoding WbqC family protein, which gives rise to MKKVAIVQSNYIPWKGYFDMIAAVDEFILYDDMQYTKRDWRNRNLIKTPQGVQWLTVPVLVKGKFQQKIRDTEIDGTDWAAAHWKAMVQNYRRAPCFAEIASWLEPIYVEGLFTHISQLNRRLIEAICQYLKIKTTIKNSWDYALLDGKTERLAHLCAQAGGTEYISGPAAKDYIEEKIFTEMGIELTWFDYSGYSEHPQLWGEFSHGVTILDLLFNCGNDSPKYMRYVR